A segment of the Corynebacterium liangguodongii genome:
GATGTAGTGGGCGATGGCCGGCTCGGCGACCTTGCCCAAGATCAGCGAGCAGATCGTGATGCCGAATTGGGCGCCGGCAAGGTAGATCGAGAGGTGCTCGACCGCGTCGATGACCCGCTGGGCCTCGCCCTTGCCCTGCGCCAGCATCGATTCGAGGCGGTCGCGCCGTGAGGAGACAAGGGCGAACTCGGCGGCGACGAAAAACGCGTTACACGCCAACAGGACTGCGATGAGGAGCAGCGCTAACCAAATGCTCATCGGCCCTGCTCCTTCACGTCGGTTGCGGGCACGGGGGTGAGAATCGCCTTGTCCACGCGCCTATCGTCCATGACGGTGACGTGCGCCGTCCACCGCCCTGCGTTGCCGGACTCGAAATGCTCCTGGAAGCCTCCGTCGGCCTCCGGAAGAAGAACCTTGTCGCCAACGGATGGTAGACGGCCAAGCGTCGCCATGATCAACCCGCCGAGGGTCTCGTAAGGGCCGTCAGGGGCGGTGTAGCTCAGGCGTTCCCCAAGCTCGTCGAGGCGCACGAGGCCCGAGACTTCCCACGAGGATCCGAAGCGTTGGAAATCCCGCTCGGATTCCCTGTCGTCGTACTCGTCGTAGAACTCGCCGAGAAGCTCCTCGACGACGTCTTCGATGGTGACCAGCCCCTGCGTCCCGCCGTACTCGTCTGCAACCAGCACGACCTGCGAGCCGGCCGAGCGCACCCGGTTGAGCACGGCGTCGCCGTCGAGGGTGCCCGGGATCACCGGGACGGGGCGGGCGAGCTCGCCGAGCAGGGTCGAGCAACGCTGCGCCTTGTCCACGGAAAACGCGTCCTTGACGTGCACGACTCCCACCGTGTCGTCGAGGTCTCCCCGGCGCACGGGGAAGCGGGAGTGCCCGGTCGAGCGGGCCAGGTCGATGAGATCGGCTACGGTGTCGCCCGCGTCGAGGGACTCGATGCGCGAGCGCGGGGTCATGACCTCCTCCGCGGTCGTGTCCCCGAACTGGAGCGAGCGGTCGATCACGCGCGCGGTCTCGGCGTCGAAGCTGCCGGCCTCCACCGAGTTGCGCACCATCGCGCCGAGCTCCTGCGCGGAACGCGCCGAGGCAAGCTCGTCGGCCGGTTCAATTCCGAGCTTGCGAACCACCCAGTTGGCCGAGCGGTTAAGCGCCCTGATGAACCACGCGAGAGCGGTGTTAAACGCGTTGACCGGGGGGACAACAAAGCGGGCCGTGTGCAGCGGTTCCGTAATCGCGATGTTTTTGGGCACGAGCTCGCCGAAGACC
Coding sequences within it:
- a CDS encoding hemolysin family protein, whose translation is MDIFISILSLLGFIALTASTGLFVAIEFAMTGLERSTVDAHARDVGDRAAKAVARDHANLSFVLSGAQLGITVTTLAAGFLAEPVLGKYFTPLLHAVGLSEGASTSVALILALLVATFLSMVFGELVPKNIAITEPLHTARFVVPPVNAFNTALAWFIRALNRSANWVVRKLGIEPADELASARSAQELGAMVRNSVEAGSFDAETARVIDRSLQFGDTTAEEVMTPRSRIESLDAGDTVADLIDLARSTGHSRFPVRRGDLDDTVGVVHVKDAFSVDKAQRCSTLLGELARPVPVIPGTLDGDAVLNRVRSAGSQVVLVADEYGGTQGLVTIEDVVEELLGEFYDEYDDRESERDFQRFGSSWEVSGLVRLDELGERLSYTAPDGPYETLGGLIMATLGRLPSVGDKVLLPEADGGFQEHFESGNAGRWTAHVTVMDDRRVDKAILTPVPATDVKEQGR